A single region of the Marinobacter salinisoli genome encodes:
- a CDS encoding 2OG-Fe(II) oxygenase, with protein sequence MAGEIVTAIDAGLDKAEACVIEQAIGARFAGLDAVSDPEPQVDCWLDSLADALAEHGWTTLDVSDRLGRPLLHALASEVEALERADALKKAGVGRGADHVQDRSIRRDKIAWLQGITEPQKALFEHFDAIRAGLNRRLFLGLKRFETHYATFRSGDFYRRHLDSFQGRSSRVVSLVLYLNDNWRPEDGGELRIFNRESEREVCGLVLPEMGRVAVFLSEEVPHEVLPANRTRYSLACWFRQDEVPLPL encoded by the coding sequence ATGGCTGGGGAAATTGTGACGGCGATTGACGCCGGTCTGGACAAGGCGGAAGCGTGCGTGATTGAGCAAGCGATTGGCGCCAGATTTGCTGGTCTTGATGCTGTCTCAGATCCCGAGCCGCAAGTTGATTGCTGGTTGGACAGCTTGGCGGATGCGTTGGCAGAGCACGGTTGGACGACGTTGGACGTCAGCGATCGCCTCGGTAGGCCGCTGCTGCATGCCCTTGCGTCTGAAGTGGAGGCGCTGGAGCGCGCGGATGCTCTCAAGAAGGCGGGTGTGGGGCGCGGGGCTGACCATGTTCAGGATCGCTCCATTCGCCGGGATAAAATTGCCTGGCTTCAGGGCATTACCGAGCCTCAGAAAGCACTGTTCGAGCACTTTGACGCCATCCGCGCTGGCTTGAATCGGCGTTTATTCCTTGGCCTGAAGCGATTTGAAACCCATTACGCGACCTTTCGCTCCGGAGACTTTTACCGTAGGCATCTGGACAGTTTCCAGGGGCGCTCTTCGCGGGTGGTGAGCCTCGTGCTGTACCTGAATGATAACTGGCGCCCGGAGGATGGTGGCGAACTTCGCATCTTTAACCGCGAAAGCGAGCGTGAAGTATGCGGGTTGGTGTTGCCGGAGATGGGGCGTGTGGCGGTTTTCCTGAGTGAAGAAGTTCCCCACGAGGTCCTGCCTGCCAATCGGACCCGGTACAGTCTGGCGTGCTGGTTCAGGCAAGACGAGGTGCCATTGCCGCTCTGA
- the dnaX gene encoding DNA polymerase III subunit gamma/tau, producing MSYQVLARKWRPRTFQDMVGQEHVLQALIHALESQRLHHAYLFTGTRGVGKTTIGRLLARCLNCETGITATPCGECSSCIEIQDGRFVDLIEIDAASRTGVDDMRELTDNVQYAPTRGRYKVYLIDEVHMLTNQSFNAFLKTLEEPPEHVKFLLATTDPQKLPVTVLSRCLQFNLKRMTPEHIVGHLQHVLTEEQIPFEEPALWLLARAADGSMRDALSLTDQAIAFGNQNLAASDVSNMLGTIDQRDIERLVDALVQRDGPGLLTEINRISDFAPDYSVILADLLSLFHRVTTEQVVPGTADNALGDARQVQTLARKLSAEDAQLFYQVALTGRKDLSITPDARMGFEMTLLRMLAFRPGAERREPPKLSSTTPAANPETKDEPDPASIEPASSVDVGAEPPQIETESPVSNANDGAETTGSNTSAAPDATVEEMPQESAPEESPVSAESDPVESLPAEQASDDAWLASLDAQADADPVEEDYAEAVAEPAPEPAVEKVDDLGSMAVEPERPNDGEFVWERDFRSLGIVGMPGNLASQSALTWQNQTAVLIIDEGHFRLLNERHEEKILAGLRNRFGDAIQLQVEVGKTGVHTPAAYEERQRIARQQAAEQAIRQDPAVQAIVERFEGRVVEETIRPTES from the coding sequence ATGAGCTATCAGGTACTTGCCCGAAAATGGCGCCCTCGCACCTTCCAGGACATGGTGGGCCAGGAACACGTGCTCCAGGCACTTATTCATGCACTGGAAAGTCAGCGATTGCACCATGCCTATCTGTTTACCGGCACCCGCGGCGTCGGTAAGACCACCATCGGAAGGCTTCTGGCCCGATGCCTGAACTGTGAAACCGGCATCACCGCAACGCCCTGTGGTGAATGTTCCAGCTGCATCGAGATTCAGGACGGTCGATTTGTCGATCTGATTGAGATCGATGCCGCATCCCGCACCGGTGTTGACGACATGCGGGAATTGACCGACAACGTTCAGTACGCTCCGACTCGCGGACGTTACAAGGTGTACCTCATTGATGAGGTACACATGCTGACCAACCAGTCCTTTAACGCGTTTCTGAAAACGCTTGAGGAGCCGCCGGAACACGTCAAGTTCCTGCTCGCCACTACCGATCCCCAGAAGCTGCCGGTTACGGTTCTGTCCCGTTGTCTCCAGTTCAATCTGAAGCGAATGACCCCGGAGCATATCGTCGGGCATCTTCAGCACGTTCTGACCGAAGAGCAGATCCCATTCGAGGAGCCGGCACTCTGGCTGCTGGCCCGCGCGGCTGATGGCAGTATGCGTGACGCGCTGAGCCTTACCGATCAGGCGATCGCCTTTGGCAACCAGAATCTGGCAGCGAGTGATGTCAGCAACATGTTGGGCACCATCGATCAACGCGACATTGAGCGTTTGGTCGACGCACTGGTTCAGCGCGACGGGCCGGGACTGCTCACTGAAATTAATAGAATTTCCGATTTTGCTCCGGATTACAGCGTGATTCTCGCGGATCTGCTGTCACTGTTCCACCGGGTGACCACGGAGCAGGTGGTGCCCGGAACCGCAGACAATGCGCTGGGAGACGCTCGGCAAGTTCAGACTCTGGCCCGCAAACTGAGCGCCGAAGATGCCCAGCTGTTTTATCAGGTGGCGCTCACCGGAAGAAAGGATTTGTCGATCACACCCGATGCGCGGATGGGCTTCGAAATGACCTTGCTTCGGATGCTTGCGTTTCGGCCGGGCGCCGAACGGCGTGAGCCTCCGAAACTGAGTTCGACTACCCCGGCGGCCAACCCGGAGACCAAAGATGAGCCTGACCCTGCCAGCATCGAGCCAGCCTCGTCGGTGGATGTTGGGGCAGAGCCCCCTCAGATAGAGACAGAAAGCCCAGTCTCAAACGCGAACGATGGGGCTGAGACAACCGGTTCAAATACGTCGGCTGCACCGGATGCAACGGTTGAGGAAATGCCGCAGGAATCCGCGCCTGAGGAAAGTCCCGTGTCGGCCGAGTCTGATCCGGTCGAGTCCTTGCCCGCGGAGCAGGCCAGTGACGATGCCTGGCTCGCAAGCCTGGACGCGCAAGCGGATGCCGACCCGGTCGAGGAGGATTACGCTGAGGCGGTTGCAGAGCCGGCTCCTGAACCGGCCGTCGAAAAGGTCGACGACCTTGGCTCAATGGCGGTTGAGCCTGAGCGCCCAAACGATGGTGAGTTCGTCTGGGAGCGTGACTTCCGCTCGCTCGGCATTGTTGGCATGCCCGGGAATCTCGCCAGCCAGTCCGCGTTGACCTGGCAGAACCAGACCGCCGTATTGATCATTGATGAAGGGCATTTCCGGTTGCTCAATGAACGCCATGAAGAAAAGATCCTGGCGGGCTTGAGAAATCGCTTTGGAGATGCCATTCAGTTGCAGGTAGAGGTCGGTAAAACCGGCGTTCATACGCCTGCCGCCTACGAGGAACGCCAGCGCATCGCACGCCAGCAGGCTGCGGAACAGGCGATACGCCAGGATCCGGCAGTGCAGGCCATTGT